Part of the Penicillium digitatum chromosome 4, complete sequence genome is shown below.
tgtggatattttgtggatatccacaagatatccgcaagacatcgaaactcgcaaagtccgcattttgagaacttttatctcgggtttctcaagttctagtagtcaaaacggattgagaaaataatcagtagacagctgggactcttagcttttatttgagcctaaaatcgaacgaacttatccaataataaaggttttgattttccatgttctatctcctacgaagtttatcatagttaacagtagttaaacatatatttctacatgtaatttaccacaaaatcgttaatctacggccacctttacatgaaaacgttggactaagaaaactacgacaccacctacaaatactgtataaggagaccttcgatacgtgtctatttcctaaaatttcaaagggccgactgtcgattgaaggggttggttctgtcaggatcaaacatgcgtttatttcagtggtaaggaaatattggtaagctgcattaagatcatgtgacaggctataagggggaaagtaagcgagagttatgctagtgcggatatggatataAACTcatatccgcagtgcggatgtggatatcaactcatatccaatatccgcaaattgcggatataaggatcgatctgatatccattggagcggatatgccgcagtctatTCGCGAGTGAAGAACCTGAGACAATGATCCTCTACACTGTGACTGTACTTATCGAATGATTTGGAGAGGGTCTGGATCTTCAAGTACTAACGAGACCAATTCAGGTATCGCGCAAACGTGGAGTCGACGCGTTGTATCCATCCTGAAAGTTTGCCTGAAAGATCAAACGGGTTTATGCCTTAGGCATTGAAGTGAGTCACGGGGTGAGTAGGTTGGGTAAGCTGCATCCTGGTGCGTAATCCCCTTTGTTCCCCTGTCTCAGATTGCAGGCTCCTTGCTGTATTTGCCTCGAATTTGTTTTAATCAATTTTCTGATAAAACTGCTTTTGACAAGGCATGGAAGAAACAATCGCCGAGCTACGGCGTCAGCTTGAGGAGGCGGAACGACGccagggagaggcggaacgacgccagggagaggcggaacgacgccagggagaggcggaacgacgccagggagaggcggaaCGACATGTGCAGCCCAACACACTATTCACCCTTCTCGATCGCTGCCACAACTATCTGTCTCAAGCGATCAGAGTCGAGACGGATGCAACCCTCACGACTCAGGGCGATGCGACCAACCCGGTGAACAGACTTTACCCCAAGCGCATAGTCCCTTGGCTTGATTTCCCTCAGCTCCAGGAGCAAGTCTGGAGGAAACTCGACCGCACGGCTGCCTTAACCTCGCGCCCTCTCTTCCCTTCTGATACCCAAATCGATTATGTCTTTGCGAATATCCAGAATAGACCGATTTATTCGGAGGCGTCCCTTCGAAATTTCGAGCGAGACACGGTGGATAATTTTGTTGAAATGGTTATCAAGGCGTTGCGAGATGATGAAGTCTTTCGACATGAGTTTGGAATCCAAGGTCAAGTCACCTTTTACGACCGCATGAACCTATCGGAAACTTCGCTACAGAACAGCTTAGAGCAAATGAATCTTCAGGACGTGCGAACACCCCAACGATTCGCGAACACTAGGCCTGGGAGACGCagaggaaggggaagaggagcGATGCAGGGAAACAATAGGGATGGCACTACACGAAGACGTAATCGTCGTGCCGACCAGTTCTGCGTGCACCTTATGGCTGATGAACGACAAATACCAATATATGCGGTGGAGTTCAAAGCGCCGCATAAGGTGACAATCCCCGAATTGGTGGCGGGTCTACACCAGATAAATCTAGCTCGCGATGTCATTAACCAGGAAGGCGATACGTTTGAGTTTCATGCCacctacctcgtcgccgcTGTGGTCACTCAGATATTCTCATACATGATCGATATTGGGGTTCAATACGGCTATATCTGCacaggagaagcttttgtttttctctatATCCCGGAGGATGATCCCACAGTTGTTCAATATTTTTTGTGTATCCCAAACCAGGACGTGCAGGCGGACGATGAACTACGCCTCCACCGGACCGCTATCGGCCAGGTGCTTGCATTCACCCTTCAAGCGCTAGCCGCCAAAGCTCCGTCtcaagaatggcatgatgcgGCATACGATAAGCTAGAGACCTGGGATGTCGAATACCTAGATGTGTTGAGAAAAATCCCCGAGACTCTCCGTAAAGACCCGCGAGCCTCCAATTATCGACCATCGCACTGGAAACTAGAGCCGAAGACGCACAATACACGATCCCGTGCTCGCTGCAAACCAGATATCTCTACTCCAAAGCATTCGTCGACCGAAGGCAGCGGTAGTGATGAAGAATCGCACTCGCCATCTATCGCTGCAGCGGCTCGTAGCGGGTCGAGCCGTGGCCGAGGCAATAACCGCCAATCAACTAAGGAAAGCGAAAGCAAACGAGCCGGTCAGAATAATAAACAGACCTCTCGAAAAGATGGGCAATCTACACGACCCTACTGCACAATTGCCTGTATCCGCGGCATCGTTAACCGAGAACCTCTGGATCAAGAATGCCCTAACTGGAAACTCCACGGCGGCCAGAGACACTCTATAGGACCGCAGGAGTTCACACGCCGGCTTCACCGCCAACTTAcccaaaaccgaaaccatggGTTTGAACAGCTTCACGTCTGTGGTCGGACAGGTTACCTCGTCAAAGCTACCCTTCTATCACACGGGTACACTGTGGTCATTAAAGCTACCACAATGGAGAAGCAGCATCGCCTTCAAGCGGAGGCGAACAATTATCGTCACCTCAGGAGCTtacaaggaaatcaaatccCCGTCTGTCTTGGCACATTTACGCCACAAGTCTTATATTGGTACCATGGCGAATTAATGGCGCAGATGATGATACTGAGCTGGTCTGGAAAACGGCTTCAGTATATTATCAACGATGAGAATTCCAGATTCTTTCACCAGGAGCGCGACAAAGCTCTGACCGTGCTCCGGTCGCATGGAGTTATCCACGGCGACAGTGAGTGGCGCAATATGCTGTGGGATGACCTAGGTGCTCGCTTGTTTGTTATTGACCTGGAGGAAGTGAAATGGTTGAAGTGCCCTCGGGCTCTTGAACCAACCTTTGGCAACATGCGGCATAGCCATCGCGTCGGGGTGGggaaaagtagaaaaaagcTCTTGTCCAGCTCAACTGCTGTCTGCTCATGACGGCCCTCAGACCCATAGACCACTGCGTTAGTTAACGTTACGTCTACACCTTAGATCAGTCGTGATACGTGGGGGAAGGGAGTACAGCGTTAAAGTCACAAATCGAACAAGGAATTCAAAGCCCTCGGGATAATTATGTAAAGACcttatgtcacggtgcgaaccgtgatgcttagttagaggaagatcacggcacgtgatctccgacctgtttgtctgaacttcagttctagatcctgttgtagctcttcgagctacgtcttgtataatagcctgcccctgcctgtacctgtcagtgggaatctgatctgttatgacctgttcctaccagtcatcttctatcataccgtcctgccagcctgCACCCTGACACATATGGAGTCGAGGgacaactctttttgcccagattaAATTTTTATTCTATCTCGCTAACCAAGGGCCTATAGGCTCTTAAATTGGTTAACATTCTTTCCAACTcccggctctatcttttgatcctatttttATAGGCATTAAAAGATAGCTGTCGCCggtagactgcgacatcgcccatggACGGGCCCTACCCTTagtgtcacggtgtgaaccgtaatgcttagtaaaaggaagatcacgacacgtgatctccgacctgtttatcttgaacttcagttctagatcctgttgtagctcttcgagctgcgtcttgtatattagcctgcccctgcctgtgcctgtacctgtcaatgagaatctgatctgttacgacctgtccctgccagtcatctcctatcataccgtcctgccagcccgcaccctgacacttaGGGCCCACGGGCCTTGGGCGTTGTGGGCGCCGGTGGGCCTTTTTAGTAAGCAGAATTTCTTGACCTCGTGATATACATTATTTGTGCATTTTTTCTCTGTATTCTTAAGCAATTTGATTATATGTACAATGACTTAATACCATTATTAattttctgaccgaggtTAGAAAAATAAGCTTTGGAAGGCTTTGTATAATGACTTGTTGGGAGCTCGGAGGtgtcacggttcgcaccgtgacatttTGAATCGAAATATATTATTTTATATAGTATTATTATGAACTTATTAAATCATACTGTAATAGTTTGTACAACTACAGTGACTCcgcaaaagttttaacacccctGGCCCCACACCAACATATTATGTAATTTTCTGCCGGAATAAAACTCCATGGATTAAAACCATCTATCTAGTACGGCGTATACCACCCCTGGCTCTCAATAGTAGCCTCCACCCGGTTCGGCATGGTCTCAAAGAGATGCTTTAGATGATCTAGATCTAATTGATCCCATGCAAGCTGCGCTGTAGCTACCAAAATAGCCTTAGTTTCGTCATTGTTCCTCATATGAATGAGATCGGGCCGAAGCTTCtagatttcagctttcaataGCGCCCAGAGGTTTTCAATTGGGTTCAAATCCGGCGAGTACGGAGGCCATTCCATAACTTCAATATTCATTTCACGTAAAGCATCCCGGACAACGTATGCAGTATGTGTAGGCGCATTATCATGTTGAAAAATagctgtcacggtgtgaaccgtaatgcttagtaaaaggaagatcacggcacgtgatctccgacctgtttatcttgaacttcagttctagatcctgttgtagctcttcgagctacgtcttgtatattagcctgcccctgcctgtacctgcctgtcaatgtgaatctgatctgttacgacctgtccctgccagtcatctcctatcataccgtcctgccagcccgcaccctgacactacgtagctcctacccctaggagttgactgtctgaaaatgtctgaaccgccccgaaagcccccgaactgaactctggtagacccggtcctgagcagaccgctaccactgaagaaccgcctgctaccgctgaagaaccgcctgctaccaccgaagaaccgcctgctaccgctgaagaaccgcctgctaccactgaagatccgcctgctaccactgaagatccgcctgctaccactgaagaaccgcctgctacctgtaaagtcccgtccgaggaacctgcctgcacgaccaactggtctcgagaaacgagacattgcagccgtatcgctagctgcgtgtgctgcgtatgcaagaaagaaatacagcatgttcgcaattacaaccgcggacatcgagactgcactgaaccccaagaccgacactgaacctgaccccgtgtctgcactgcctgaagagtttagagacttcgccgaagtgttctcacccaaggaagccgagcgcttgccaccccaccgatcatacgaccacaagatggtcttacaagaggacaaacccttaccttttgggcccctctatcccatgtcccgaaatgagctcgaggtcctgaaagactggatcgaagataacctgaggaaagggttcattcggcccagctcctcgcccgctgcctcgcctgttctgttcgtgaagaaacccggcggaggtctccgcttctgcgtggattaccgtgcactgaacgcaatcactgttaaggaccgttacccgttgccgctgaccaaggaaaccctgaataacctgaaagggatgaagttctttacgaagattgatatcatctccgccttcaacaatctgcgaattgcgaagggacaagaatacctgactgccttccgtacgagattaggactgttcgaatcattggtgatgccatttggtttaactggagcccccgcatccttccaacgatttatcaacgacacgttacgagagtacctggactgtttctgtactgcttacctggacgatatcctgatttacagccgcacgcgtgcggaacacatagaacatgtacgaaaagtcctccagcgcctccgagaggcaggcctgttcgcaaaactatcgaaatgcgaattctgtgtgtccgagacgaagttccttggtattatcatcggtgaagatggtatccgtatggaccccgacaagatcgaaacgatcgtgaactggaaaacaccgacctgtctgactagtcttccgcacgacccagtaaaacccagacccaacccagacccaacccagtctgggttgggttttgggtcgaacccttcgacccagtaatgggtctgggtcggagggttcgacccagtactgggtctggggccccaaactgggttacaaactaaacaaacatgctaaggattctaaatgtataacttatgcatttattcgcggtaattttgagtatttgctttacttgattatatctaattttatttgtaaaaagggtaaaagagatgcgtataattgaggattctttgtcaagcaagctaatggtattcaaataaatcatcttccctgcttttacgttttctccctgatgcttgtgtctgtgtacaggttggtggtaatgatggcgagcaaggacgaccatattcacttgtaggtaagggcgtctcctccggtatatcctctggtctatcctcaattacaacctcaattgcatcccctggtttatcttccagttcatcctcctgctcctctgtatcactaattggatcaacctcaatctcactgagcttctcttccctctcctcttttgccgcctcaagctcatcctgggagaaaaatttctcaagaagtgttgcttcctgctcctccatatcaaatttcgttgtacaaagaaacatcattaatgcctcgacagtctcactcttcattctaccacgacgatagtgacaaatatctcgagcggtattaaagaggcgttcaactcctgcgccagttgctggaaatgagagtgtatctcgcgcaagggcagcaatggccggaaagcgagcctggtgctctttccagaaagtaagcggcctaacagaaacagtatctatatatatagtagtattattatcacacatactctttgtatttacttaccgctgtcaagatattgactgatttcatcagtaatggctcgtggttgtatatcccttccatcaagcatctcctctagccttgagcttggatgggctatcgttagagagctttgtagatcacgactgcttattctaacttgtgcttgatatggaacaagggcttgttcaaaagcaagtcgataggtatctcgccatttctgatcccaatcactggagaggaagaatttgaatttgttcaccggtgcaagcattgtactgattgcatagatattccctcgaagatcatcagcttgggagtaatactcatcaagcttagaccgaccagcttcaagggcctctagcatctgttttttccatgggacacgctttcggcgtagctgtgcctgtgatcgctcaagatgatcaaacagtttgttgtagatcttaaacacatagtgggcagtgacatctcgagtctttgatagctgtgttgtataatcaaagaagggctcggtgatacaaagaagatagtcgatctgacgccactcttgctcgctgagtagcatctcctcacaatcatactctgtacagaataaagagaagatagcacgtagcctctttgcccggcgaagcatgaggaacgtagaattccatcgtgtctttacatcttggattggaacgatcttgatattagttgtctgaagattgtaaaaggtctctctgcgctggggacttgcattgacgtaaatcgcaagataacggactttgttcagtgtggaggagatctgactttgcttcgcattttcttgggctagccttgactgcttctctgtccaccttgtctcggctgattcatttaatggaactgccttgatccgagcaagaagctgattgaggctgagctggataacgtgggcaagacatggtattcgggtgataatagtatcatctgacaaagcctgttggagagcagtagctaatgtcttgttgtttgatgcattatctgttgtcaacccgaatactttatcttcaatgttgtgctccactagggtttctataagaacactactcaggtaagagccggtatgtgtaccatgaagcggcttaaacccaagtagtacctcacgatatacccaatcactgtcaatgaaatagccagtaatagccataaatgcctgcgagaatggagatgtccagcagtcaagcgcaatggatatctttgagccagaaggcagcgtacgaaggatacgctgctgccggtctttgactagactgcccaatcggcgacggatggtatcggcagatgggatcactggaggggatggggcggaacgagctttattgatgatgcgtttgaatgatggatgctcgatcagatggaatgggagccggttgagagtaagaaattggaggagatcctcctcccaatcttcttgtaagaagggtatgcttgctgaaacttctccctagaataataataaattagtatagttacttgattttatgatagaaaatatacctctcgttgtaggaagtttgtaatctccgctttcttccccttttccgaccgtaaacaaccagccgttttccgatgtttctggatggttgatgtgccatgatactgcgctttgcctgtgctgttcgggcttagtgtataaggatgctctaggatcttcccacagcgcttgcacataacctttggtgcgccatcaataccctgagctacctgatggtagctattccagatctctgtatggcggttcgaatcccatttaagcttgcttttcctcccgtagtcagtctctaaccaccagtccacaaaatcgttatatgacattgtatcgtatagaataaaccctttcctacggtcgggtccaacgcgtttcaataaaggggggattgggaggggatcatctggtcctcggaagtttgagtcgattgtgtgttgacttgcggatggtgtgacttgtccagttgaaatatatgagagatcgtcaagatcaccaccatagagcgacgatgcaaagtcggaaagttggctttgagacataacatgagaatgacatataatatatacaaatggatgtaaggggagaaattctttaacgtacaaaggtagaaatgcactaaagttgtagaagtgtctaggaatattgatatatcaaatatagtaaatcatcctactcttgttgattggtctattatactaaaattatatgggtctaaagaaatacccctgagataacccagtcaagacccagtcaagacccagtcataacccatttaacccagtaagaacccagtaagaacccatttaacccagtaagaacccagtaaacccagtaaaaccccagtaaaaccccagtcaaaccccaattcccaccccagttccattaatccttctcaaaatatttcttcctaccctcccttcaagtcgcatataccaagtagattaagaggtagtaagtagttttgaatataaaagtttactagatatctatccatagttatataagctctagaattaaacagaagaagagaaataaatgaattcaaaaattattttactctgtagatgaaaatatatattatgttgatgtgtgttgaatatatatatctgcaacttggggtatactttgtattttaaatggaatgcaatcctacgcctgagaaaaccagcagccaacacataccacctttccttatgaaataaagcatttgaagaagtaattaatcttgaaccagatatattactttg
Proteins encoded:
- a CDS encoding Protein kinase-like domain, with protein sequence MEETIAELRRQLEEAERRQGEAERRQGEAERRQGEAERRQGEAERHVQPNTLFTLLDRCHNYLSQAIRVETDATLTTQGDATNPVNRLYPKRIVPWLDFPQLQEQVWRKLDRTAALTSRPLFPSDTQIDYVFANIQNRPIYSEASLRNFERDTVDNFVEMVIKALRDDEVFRHEFGIQGQVTFYDRMNLSETSLQNSLEQMNLQDVRTPQRFANTRPGRRRGRGRGAMQGNNRDGTTRRRNRRADQFCVHLMADERQIPIYAVEFKAPHKVTIPELVAGLHQINLARDVINQEGDTFEFHATYLVAAVVTQIFSYMIDIGVQYGYICTGEAFVFLYIPEDDPTVVQYFLCIPNQDVQADDELRLHRTAIGQVLAFTLQALAAKAPSQEWHDAAYDKLETWDVEYLDVLRKIPETLRKDPRASNYRPSHWKLEPKTHNTRSRARCKPDISTPKHSSTEGSGSDEESHSPSIAAAARSGSSRGRGNNRQSTKESESKRAGQNNKQTSRKDGQSTRPYCTIACIRGIVNREPLDQECPNWKLHGGQRHSIGPQEFTRRLHRQLTQNRNHGFEQLHVCGRTGYLVKATLLSHGYTVVIKATTMEKQHRLQAEANNYRHLRSLQGNQIPVCLGTFTPQVLYWYHGELMAQMMILSWSGKRLQYIINDENSRFFHQERDKALTVLRSHGVIHGDSEWRNMLWDDLGARLFVIDLEEVKWLKCPRALEPTFGNMRHSHRVGVGKSRKKLLSSSTAVCS
- a CDS encoding Allantoate permease — its product is MQPGPEQTATTEEPPATAEEPPATTEEPPATAEEPPATTEDPPATTEDPPATTEEPPATCKVPSEEPACTTNWSRETRHCSRIASCVCCVCKKEIQHVRNYNRGHRDCTEPQDRH